One Hevea brasiliensis isolate MT/VB/25A 57/8 chromosome 6, ASM3005281v1, whole genome shotgun sequence genomic window, atcatccatcatgcatatcactatttaacaattaaataaaacatacatacttaaattaaattgaatatctcatattcaacttaaaaatccagatttgaatatgattcaaacaaatttaaaaattcagatttgaatcacattcaaacaaatttaaaaattcagatttgaatcacatttaaacaaatttaaaaatttatatttaaatcacattcaaacaaatttaaaaattcaaatttgaatcacattcaaacaaattttaaaaattcatatttgaatcaaaatttaattatgtgattaaaactctaattaaataatttaattagacataaaatggacataattatgagcattagatcatacaacaattgcacaaatattacctaaaaccatgcacaccataagGAGTGCACAAACCATGCGCACATATGGAGTCCCATCCATGCCGCCACCAttttcattgcaaccagcaatgatttaatcatctcatagtggctctgataccaattgaaggagcgaaagcatgaaaaacataagtttagatcattgaattcaaaaattttttcatctagggtcacatgcatcatgcaagattcattttaatCTATTTGATTtcgatgataaacagcatattaaaactcttttaatatgtttttagatctacatttttcatttaagattttagaattaatagattaattcattagaaccctagattagatcaagaacaagtgcactaatctttttgatacactgcagtgtgtttggcacctttaggaagcgcctaggacaccagatgttgtccctctagcttgtccacaccaagatcaccaatggcagccccttgaacagcttctaaagctttttctaatcaattagaaaaacaggttttgccttttgagagattacagatgtaaacaggacactagaaacgatttctagtatttttaattcaagagattgttggcaaatctctttgaattgttgagagatgaagaagaagagaggaagagttaACCAAGGGTGGAGGAACCAAAGATAGAATgagcagcttgtattttttcttttcatcctttcccttatatagctaggtcaccacttaagacccttgccacatgtcaccttctgattggctctaggtttaattgacccaatcacattgtgccaagtgtcaaacctatatttaatcttgactttgatcatcttacatgattaaaagacatatggcaagcttatgtatagtgccatatgtcaccatctcatggtgccacatgtcaccctgtgaaatgaccaaaatatccctgtgtcttaattttgaattctcaatccaaaataattatttctcttcttttaatcaatttatatcaaatataaattaattaattaatctctattaattaatttctcattaattaaatttatatttaaacactttaaatataaatttaacttatactatacatccaataacctagatttggttttaagccatgctagggactttgcaatctaattgcaaaccaaacctatttaattaatcaattaaactctttaattaattaattaaatcatatttaatttggtgattacttgtgtatgtgtgtgacttattagactcatcactaattggcaatgaaacatgatatcaactcttaatatcatcagaactctttcttaccataaatgatttttttaaatcattttatgcacctcataggccatggttaacacctagcataacatgccatggccacccaatcagtaagaaggttttccttaaatgaacctataatcatatgttaccacgcactagaatctctctgttataaaatcccaattcgagctggagtcgtggtttatgtcaaaccccatttgctatgaatattatgttctcttttaattttagttcttgattaaaaagattttctcatcagaaactattttttgaataaatctatctgtcctagccaggaacttgaaacatcaagaacaattaaatgaacataggattttatccctatttacttatggtaacagattccatcttgatcaacacctacctccatatataactagtaggagccaacacatgcccatatacccatacacagtacaagtatgaaagcagtatcaaactcaaaccacctatgtacaagataactgtgctatcttaggtctaaagattatatgcactaatatgatttatgacaatacattgacaagagtaaactccatgtgcttgtcataaatgtcattggttcggcctacttatcatgtataagtgcctatcatgttttttatatggcatgagactcaccattccatcttgtttacatctcatataaataacttgggaacaaacatgattacaatctttctggataagtcatgtccttattgtgaagtatcctcgattgtgaatgaatttatgatactttgtactaaaaatactgttactcatattcttaacaacttaaaaatagaatttctaacaaaacatcaatggaccttttctattacatataaatatattatgtaaatggaaaagtgaaatgccttttattaataaaatatgtacaagatacatactaaatgatatgctctagggtatactactaacaaaaagAATGTATTATTGTGTTAAAAAGGTGGACGTTTGGCCATTGATTTTATTGTAGCAAGGGAGTGGCcggtttgaatatgatttaaaagtgctttgtgaaattgatgtgttgccaaccctatatGTTGATCTGTAATGATTTGAAATATTGTTatttgaatgaaaattattttaaattattttgaaaccacagttggcatgACAGACTTTGATTACTTCCCTTTTTAGTAACAACTAGTGAGGTTAAGATTGATTATGTTACcttccctctctagcttgccatttgaggttgagatcggatgggtGCACTCATATTTACTAGCTAGCTTTTAGTAACGTCTATTTGGGGTTGAGatagctttatcgtggtgtacaacacggtattaaTAGTAAAATTTTGAGTCATAACTTAAACTGTGTGATGTTGGCAACAcaaatgattttaattattttaataaatgtgctgtgaaaataaatattttgtgGATAATGATTTGTTGATGACTGAGAACATTATTACTGTTTTCATATTTCATGAAAATTTGAACATCTTGAATACTTTATCAtggtttaataaattatattttatgatgattttataattgatagttgtgcaccactgagttatatactcagcgataggtaTTTTTATGTTGGCGCaggtaaaggaaaagaaaaggtaGTTGAGTTAGCATAGTAGAAGCTGTATTCTGTTTGACAAGCGGGTATATTCTAGGTATACCCTTTTGAATTTTATTCTGATGTAAATAATGGCTATATGTTGTAAGGAAAAGTTTGAGTAGTTATACAAAAGTGTTGTAATATTCTTTTTGAAACATCAACTGAATGtaaatttgtaaatatttatttctttggtTGTGAATGAAGAACGACCTTTGATGAAATATTGATTTGATGAtttgggataaatatatatatatatagctataGGTTTATTTTAATAAGTTTAAATTTTTGGTTAATTGAATTTTTAGCCGTCACCACGCCggtttttcatcaaattttctttaAGATTTAAAAATGCTTATTTCCTTTCTTAAATCATTTCATGGCATTTTCTAAATTAAAGAATCACTATTAAATCCTTCATCACccagtttaatttaaaaaatgaatttggaattgctaaaatcccttgtaatatgtttaatggattatcggtagatagcgttcggtaattcattaggcatattacAGGATTATGTCATATCTTATgtaaggataaggtgtgacattgagGTAGTTTAGCTTTCATGTGTGTGATAACTGATGCTCCAATACAATCCTATTaacataacaaaaaataaaaaaaaaaatactacagTTTGGATTTTATGGTTTATGATATATTTCCCCTCAATTGTAGTGTGGATATGGTTTAAAAATATCTTTAgctaaaagaaataaagcaatcaAGACCATGTGGAAATGACTGTGAATTATTTTATCACAAATCATAAAGAATATGCCTACTTCCTCATATATCGGCATCGCTCTTGTACCTTCATAACATATCTATTGCTTAAATCATGgcataaataaaaaaagatagaTTTTGTCAAGCAAAAAATCTTGATAACATCAGTTTCATTTCCCTCTAATATTTCCTAGATCAACCGATACCCTGTTTGCATAGAAGTTCAACATGAGTTCTTATCAATGTAATTCATATAGTATGAAATAGTATGAAATAATGCACTAAGCTGTTATCTCATAAATAGTCATCTAAAGATGATTTATTCTTCCAGTTGAATCATCAAATTTGTAATTTTTCCCCATCGTCCATATCCATACTCACACACACataatcctctctctctctctctctctctctctctctctctctaatgttatgctcataatatatatatatatatatatatatatatatatatatatatatatatatatatatatatatatatattatgagcaTAACATTTATATACATACTATAGATATTACATGCATGATCAATATTAACTCATAGGTTTGATCGccaaaaaatgagaaaaatgggTTGCGGCcaatttctcttccttctctttctttttgttgTTGCCGTTGAGAACAACTGTCGTTGCTAGTTCACCCGTGATTGTTGGCATGAGCTAAGGTTATTAGTGATCTCATTGGCCGAGGAAGGGATCTATTAGGGTTAGGGAGAGGAAGGCAAGAAAGGTGTCATGATAAAAGAGGTGGAGTGGTGTCTGCTATAgttttgaccaaaaaaaaaaaagactcttTACCTTTAAATGCAAAATTACATTTtagcccctcaaaattttaagttATACACTTAGTTCCAAAATTCTAAAATGTACTCAAAACCTTTTGTTTAgaaacttttatttcattttctttttccttgTCTTCTATTGTTGCCATTTCCTTCCCTCTCTTTttcaagaaaaaataattaattttcaaacttcaataatatatatatataacccaaaataaaataaataattaaattcaaagcATTTTTTTAACTTGGAAATTTATAATGACATGAGAATAAAATTCAAGTCTCACTTTGTAAGGTACTCTATGGTTACATCGCACACTGGTTGTGTTCCTCAATTTTATCCATTCTATATCAATCATATGAGTTATATCATCATTTATTACTTAGTTCTTCTCGATGATATAATCTAAATACTTAAATTGGTTGAATTTTGACACTACAACTTATCCAATCGAACATATgagtaaaaataatttataagaatttattttttaaaaataaaataatgaagaaAAGTTGTGCGGCAATGGTTAAATTGACTGTTGCACAGCTAAAGGGAGGGATGCATGCCACATGGCATTCCTATGGAGGTcatgtaattttttaaaatatttttcacttTCACGAGTCGAATTAGCTCCATTCGGTTTTATGAAAGGGTTGAGGAGGGGGCTGCACCTAGCCCTCGAGATCTTGATTTCAGTCTAATTTAGATTTAAAAAACTACTAATCGATTGTGGTCTTTAATAAAGCTGGTCCAGATTAATTTAGGCCCAACATCGTTTGATAActttcaaaattaaaatcaaatcaaaatatatTGGTTTATATAACACTACAACAAATAATCAGTTTGCAAAAATTAGCAACTAATTTGTAATCAGTTGCTAAAATCAGTTGTTATTTGCAATTGATTCCTTGtcggttgctaatagcaaccgatttttACAATCGATTATAAATCGGTTGCcaaatttttttctcaaaaaatTCTTGtccaatttttctttctttttctgattTACAACTGATTTGCGAATTGGTTGCTAACAGAAACTGATTTTTGCAACTGATTTTGCAACTGATTTTTTCCCCTAAAAACTCCtacctaattttttttattttctttttttgatttGCAACCAATTTGTGAATTGATTGCtaatagcaaccaatttttaCAATCGATTAAAAttggttgctattagcaactaaTTTTGCAATCAATTTTTTTCTCTAAAGATTTCTGTCCATTTTTTTTAATAACCGATTAGCGAAtcggttgctaatagcaatcgatttttgAAACTGATTAAATTACCGattaaaatcggttgctattagtaACCTATTTGCAATCAATTGCAAATCGGTTGTAAAATATTTTCCCAAAAAATTTCACccaactttttttaaaaaattagcaaTCGACAATCAGTTACTAAAATGGGTTGCTAATTTGCTTATATAAACTACTACTTATTTTCTTTCTCCACtacccattttttttttcttacttctcttttttctctctttcttccatattctctcattttcttcatcttctttttcattctcatcttttttttatttatcatcttttcttttctaacatattttctttattattttttcttattcattttctttattatttttttctcatttattttcttcatctttttgtctttctcatatattttcttaATCATCATCTTTCtctttctcatatattttcttcatcatctttttctttcttattttttttctccttcaactttttttttctcattttttatttaatttatttttcttttgcataaaataaaaatttttgtataaatatattttttgttagtaaattatttgtagtatttagcaatttttgaaaaaattatttatttgaatttgttatttgaaaatttaatttttttaaaagtagCAACCAACTTTTCGGTTACTAAATTAGTTGCAAATAAGAATCGATTTACAAAATGATtgtaaaattacaaaattaaagatattaaattttTTGAAACTGATTATATTTCGATTGCTAAATCGGATGCTATTAGCAATCGATAGTTTTTTAGCAaaggttttatttttttaagtttaatcTATTTGTAGTCGTTCATTGCAACCGACTGAATCGGTTGCTAAATcgattagcaaccgattttaatGGATTAATAACCGATTCAGTCTATTGCTAATTTCTTATTTTATAGTGTAATTTCTAACTCAAAATTAGTATAactcaaataaaaataataaaaattgagtTGAACTAGTAAGGTTTCATCATTGTCATGTATACTCTAGCTGCAGAGCCTCAAactattcttttcttcttgatTTATTTCCATTAGGATgcgttaaaaaaaagaaaagaaaaagaacaaaTCCTAGCATGCGTGGATCTTGATCCTTTCATTATTACATTGGACATGACTTGCTAAAATTGTAGATCTACAAAACACCTCACCGTGGGGTGCTTACGTTGGTTCCCAACCCACACGCGGCCCCCCCTCCCACCACCCACCACCGCTGCCGccacacacccccccccccccaaaaaaaaaaaaaagaaaaaaataactgTACAGGTTCAAGCTACATATTCCACAAGCTTGTAGCAAATTTGACTGTAACACGAAGTAAAATAGTACTCAGAAAGAGGATTAAAACAAACTAGTTGAAGCTTGATGATCGACTCCACCTATCTTTCAAGTATTCCTCCATAGAGATACTATTCCCTTGCTCCACACTACTAAATGATATAGAATCATCATCCAAGTCAAGCAATGCAAGATTCAAATGTAACTCTGCACTATAATTTGGATAAACTTCATCATCATTTGCCTCTTGGTTTTCATTATCATCTAGATCCTCGTTTTGAACGTTTGCCCAAGTTAATGCATCTTTATCCCCTATCAGGAGCTTCAAAACCTGCGGAAAAGAATGGGAGACTGTTACCAATCTGGGATGCGGCCAAGGAACATGACTTGAATATCACAAATTAGACCGAAATGTAATACCTCAATCATTTTAGGACGTAGCCTAGCTGATCTTGTAATGCAAAGTTTGGCTGCAAGAACCATTCTTTGAATTTGAGCTTCATCAAAGTTTTCTTCTAAATTTGGATCTATTATGTCTCTTGCTTTTCCACTGTCTAACATTGGTTTTGCCTGAATCCACAGAATTCAATGTTAGTGAAGAAAATAACTTAATGGAAGTGAACATTCTAATTATTTTTGAGAAGACCCTTACCCACATCACCAAGCTCTTCTGGTCATTAAGAGTTTCATAAGCAATTGGTCTTCTTCCTGATAACAACTCAAGTAGAATTACACCATAAGCATACACATCAATCTTGTCACTGACCTTTCCATACATGAAATATTCAGGAGCAAGATATCCAAACGTTCCGACGACGTCACTTTGAGTCATAAAAGATGAAGTTGTTGGTCCCCAAATTGCCAGCCCAAAATCAGATAACTATCTCATAGAACAATAACTCATGTTATAATTCTGTAACCGCCAAAAGCCGTGAAGAACATTTTTGGTCTGGTGGAATGTATACCTGTGGTTCGAAATCATCCGAAAGAAGAATGTTCGAAGATTTGACATCTCTGTGAATAATAGGCGGTGAACATTCATCGTGCATGTAAGCTAAGGCTTCAGCAATTTTGACAGCAATTTTAAACCTCAGTCCCCATGATAATACAGATTTGTCTTTTTTATTACCTACACATTTGATATGAATTTTTCACCTCATCATTGTTTCTGTCAAGTTTCTTCGAGTGGAGAAAAATTTACTGAAGTCTTACCATATAAATTTTCCTCTAAGCTTCCCTTGGAGAACAAATCATAAACAGAAATGAGATCAGTATCTCTGATGCAAACCCCGACGAGAGGCATAATGTTCTTGTGGTTCACTGAGGAGATTATTTCAACTTCTTGAGCAAAGTCTTTCCTGGCTACTGGGGATGACTTTCGAATCTTTACTGCCACTGACTTGCCATCTGGAAGAATCCCCTTGTACACACAATTACATTCTCCTTTGCCAATCAAGTTTCCTGAAATAAAATCAGAAATTTATACTGAGAATATGCTTAAggtggaatatatatatatatatatgtgtgtgtgtgtgtgtgtgtgtgtgtgtgtgtaattaGCACACATGTTGTAGATCATGATAGATTCATGGTAAATACCTGAGTAAAAGTTTGAAGTTGCAGTTTTCAGGACCTCATAATTGAACCACTTGCAGTTAGAAAAATTTGTTTTTAGAAGAATCTCCAAGCTATAGTGCAGTTCTCCAGATCCGTAAGAACTAATTCTATTGCTCTCTTCCAAGAAGTCACTTCCCTCCCCTTCTGATGATCTCTCTACACTTGAACCTAGAGAATTTTTATGTGGCCAACGAATTGGTAAACTCAATGCCCATTGCACCACGGACAATCCCCTTGCCTGCAGGGTCCCCGGACTAGCTGAACTTGCTCTCCGGAGCAGTGGCCAACCAGGCCTCTGATCCAAAATATCTCCTGTAAAATGAGCAGTTGGTCTCTTCTTAAGTTCATGTGGAAGGCTTGGAACTTCATCCTTTGAGTCTTCACTTTCACATCTAGTTAGCACTTCAAAACTAGATGTTACAGTATCTACCTCAGAATCTCCAAATTCTGACCGGACATCATCTGACAAGGGACTTTCATGTAGATTTAGACTTGGTTTTGGATCTCCGCGGAAGCCTGACATAATCGAAAACAGTGTTATGTCTTTGTAGGATCAACCAAATGGGCTTTTCTTTAAGGACACAAATACCAAACCTGGTAGTTGATTATTGTTGCACCTTCCAAACAAGATTTTTCCATTGTGGACGGCCAAAACATCAGTGGTTGGAGGCAGTCGCTTAGCACAATAACCAGCAGTGGAAGTCCAACTCCTGCAAATGATATCTGCTTAGACTAATCAGAAAAGAAGCACATCAAACAGAGACAAATGCAGCAGTTCAGTTCAGTTGAGTTCGTAGCTATGCCTACCCTAGAGTACTTTGGTTGTTGGTCCCTACAACTAAAGCCACAGCATTATGAATCTTCGCCTCTCTAACCAGAGTCCTCTGAACTGAAATTCCTGTGCTGACCTGACCTATAAGATCTACCTGAAACCCGAGCACAAAAAATCAACTGTTGTCTTTTCCAAGCAAACAGAAATTAGTAAAGTTTGTAAACACTAACCTTCTTTAAGGAACATAAGCCATCGTATACTTCTAAATAACTATCCAACGAGGGTTTGTCCTTCAAAGCAGCTCCtgcaattaagagaaaataattaattaaaaaaccaCAGGAAATTTGATATATATAAGAAAATTACTAATATGAGATGTTGGAAGCATTACTGGAACTTCGGCAAACATGAACTGCAATAACAGAGTCTCCAGGCTCAGCAACCTTCACAAGAGCCCAGTTTAGCAGTTCTCTGCTATGCTTATCAATTCTTATCCCAACTAACACATTCCTTCTCTCAAAAGCTTGAGCTTCCTCCTCAGAtggcatcttttttttttttttttcaccttaATTCCGTCTTGTACTTGATTCTTCACTTCCAAAATATCAAAGCATCTGTAGATTCTACTCTTCCTTGAATTTGCATAAATTCTGCAAATTTATTCTCCATAAGAACTATTCCACTTCTTGTCGTGATCATTTTAATCTGCAACAAAGAGCGAACATGGTTATAATAGCCAGAGTAAGAATTCTAATATCAGACTCCATCACCATATTAGGTACAATTTGCAGCTACCAGTTGTGATTATAAGGACTACCCGTTAACAGATTCTCCTTGAATGGTCCAAATTCAAGAATTTTAAACAAATCCCAACAGAATTCAGATACCAACCGTGTGAAAAACACCTAAAATAAATAACCACAAGatcttgagaaaaaaaaaaaagtataaacaAACGGTGAATGATGCAGGCGATATACAGgacaaacaaataaaaatatatcTAAATTTTGCAGCCATTTGCCATTCAAGCCCAGCAAGGAATTTAAAATTGATTGCCGCCAAATATTATCATCACCCTACCTAATGCAAGCAACTAATTCCAAGAATCATAAAAGcataaaagaaaaatatcaaaaagaagaaggaattaCCAATAAATTAAAGGCAGGAGTGGTTCGCTGACGATTAATATCACTTAAGCAAAAATGGGTTTATTTgtgaataaaaattgaaaaagaaaggaaaaagaaaaagaaatcaaaaagaTGTTCGGAGAATTTTGAAGAAGAAAGTGTCGGCAAGAAAGAGAATTCCTTGGAAAAGTGGTCAAAAATTTTGTTTACAAAGCAAAAACACAGGGAAGCCAGGAGattttttctaaaaataaaattagttaaTTTAGTTTAGCACATTACTTTCAGTTGAGGTTGTTAGAAGACCGGCAAATTTCGCAGGAAACCCCTGCTAACCAGTCATTTCAGGGCTATAGAGGCTCTTCCACCTGCTATTTCGGCTGGGAGGGCAAATTTGGATGTGTTCACAATGTTCGGTGgagatggaaaacatgaaaggattaaaaataataatagaaaTCAAAAGcagaattttcttttcctttgtttGGGAGATTAAAAAATTGTCATCATGGATCTAATTTGTTACGTAGATCTTCCATTTCATTTCGTAAATTATTGCTCTCGACTTTACTGAATGTTATTCAGATTTTTCCTATTGATTGATTTGTTGTGAATATAGTTTGTTATAATGGATGGATCTGTTCAGATTTTGCTATTGTTTTTTGCTGGAAGAATTGTTTGTTGAAGAATTTGTGATTTGTGTTTTGTCTTGTCAGCTGCGATTGGACATTTAGAAAGGAAAACCAGGGAAGAAGGGAATGGAAAGTGATGAAAGGTTGAAAACAGCAATGTTTCAGAGTAAACAACAGTTTTCAATTGAACA contains:
- the LOC110641760 gene encoding protein kinase STUNTED; its protein translation is MPSEEEAQAFERRNVLVGIRIDKHSRELLNWALVKVAEPGDSVIAVHVCRSSRAALKDKPSLDSYLEVYDGLCSLKKVDLIGQVSTGISVQRTLVREAKIHNAVALVVGTNNQSTLGSWTSTAGYCAKRLPPTTDVLAVHNGKILFGRCNNNQLPGFRGDPKPSLNLHESPLSDDVRSEFGDSEVDTVTSSFEVLTRCESEDSKDEVPSLPHELKKRPTAHFTGDILDQRPGWPLLRRASSASPGTLQARGLSVVQWALSLPIRWPHKNSLGSSVERSSEGEGSDFLEESNRISSYGSGELHYSLEILLKTNFSNCKWFNYEVLKTATSNFYSGNLIGKGECNCVYKGILPDGKSVAVKIRKSSPVARKDFAQEVEIISSVNHKNIMPLVGVCIRDTDLISVYDLFSKGSLEENLYGNKKDKSVLSWGLRFKIAVKIAEALAYMHDECSPPIIHRDVKSSNILLSDDFEPQLSDFGLAIWGPTTSSFMTQSDVVGTFGYLAPEYFMYGKVSDKIDVYAYGVILLELLSGRRPIAYETLNDQKSLVMWAKPMLDSGKARDIIDPNLEENFDEAQIQRMVLAAKLCITRSARLRPKMIEVLKLLIGDKDALTWANVQNEDLDDNENQEANDDEVYPNYSAELHLNLALLDLDDDSISFSSVEQGNSISMEEYLKDRWSRSSSFN